In the Prionailurus viverrinus isolate Anna chromosome A3, UM_Priviv_1.0, whole genome shotgun sequence genome, aacacagagcccactgtCACGGggagttttttaaatgatttcatgaCAACCCCTTAGGCTGGGCCCGTAGATTACAGACAAAGGCAGGACTCTGGCCTGAGGCTCTGCCACCTCCCAAGGTATGCAAGACTGACAGGCACTTTCATCGGGGCCCAAGGCCTGGAATACACCTGTCATCCTGCAGGAGCAAGTTCTGTACCCAGGCGTCACCATGCTGTCTGGCCACCCGTGCAGAGAAGGTGATGCTTCTAACACAGAGGATATGAGGGAGGCCTGGGAGAggtggctcgctctctctcgtcGAAGCAGCGGCAAAATCGGCACCGGGAGCACGGCATACTAGGGCCTGGCGTTGCGTGTctggactttattttattttttttaacgtttattaacttttgagacagagacagagcatgaatgggggagggtcagagagagggagacacagaatcggaaacaggctccaggctctgagctgtcagcacagagcccgacgcggggctcgaactcacggaccacgagatcatgacctgagccaaagtcggctgcttaaccgactgagccacccaggtgccccaacctgtcTGGACTTTAAAGCTGATCCAGGTGGCCTTTCCCAGCCACATACGCAGAGTTCCAGGCTCCGGGAAACACAACgtcattttcccttctctgccaACGCTGCTGGCAAACCCCGAATTTCCAGGGTTAGCCAGCCAGCCAGGTCAGGAGTACGGTTGAGAGGTTAGAGCTTCGCAGCAGACTAGCGGAGGAGAGAATCCTCAGGCTGGCGCTCTGAGAAATGGTAATCCTCCCTTTTCCGGCTTCTTTTAGGTCGCAAGTCTGGGAAGGGCTTTTACATCTACCAGGAGGGCGTGAAGAATAAGAGTTTGAATTCTGACATGGATGGTATTTTGGCAAGTCTGAAGGTGCCTCCTAAGTCTGACGTGTGAGTTAACTTCAGTAGCTACTAGTGTGGAAACGTGTTTCTCTTCAGCCCAAAGTTTCTCAGTCCTCTTCCGTCTTTGTTACACTCACCTTGCCTGACCAGAATACTCCTGCCCTTCCACGTGCCTCCTCGATTTCTGCCAAGCATCGGGGTGGGGACTGCAGCCAAGCCTTGGAAAGACCCCTGTTCCAGCCTTCCCTCTGAAGGTCTGGAGAGAACTAGAAAGACGATTGTCCCGGGTCCCTTCAAGCCCCAGAccatttttatcatttgtaattGGCAGCAGATGATGTCAAGAGATTCtgtccaccctcccctcccctgttctaaGCGCCAGTTTCAGGCCGATTAGGACAAGCAGCCCTAAGACTCTATTCCAAGGGCAAGGGCAGCTTCCCAGTGGCTCCTTCTCTCCAGCATTGGAGGTTCTGTCCTGGCTGACCCTCTGGGCTCTGGCGGCAGCAACCCTCTTTCCCGCACGCGCAGTTCCCGCGTCCCTCCCGTGACGCTTCATCTACCTCAGTGTCCCTCTCTCGGCAGCTGCTCTGACGAAGACCTCCAGTACCGCCTGGTGACAAGATTTGTGAATGAGGCCATCATGTGCCTGCAGGAAGGGATCCTGGCCACGCCCGCAGAGGGAGACATCGGAGCCGTCTTCGGGCTTGGCTTTCCCCCGTGCCTTGGAGGTTGGTCTCGCAAGTTGGGAAAGTAGCTTGTTTTACCCCAGAGCTCGTTTCGCTGTCGCCTTCAACGAAGTCCTGTTTCTCCATGTAGGGCCCTTCCGCTATGTGGATCTGTATGGCGCCCAGAAGATAGTGGACAGGCTCAGGAAGTACGAGGCTGCCTACGGAAAACCGTTCACCCCGTGCCAGCTGCTCATCGACCACGCTAACAGCCCCAACAAGAAGTTCTACCAGTGACAGGCCCTCACACCCTGCCCCCCGGCTGACACAGCTGCCGGCGGTGCTGGCTCTCCAGGAGAGTGGCATCTAGATTTATCAGGGTaaccagaaggaaaacaaattctGGCATTGGGGTGTGCTGGGATTCAAGTGCCTTCAGCTAGGActgtctctccctcctggtgAAATGTGGCTGTGAATTAGTTTGCACTTCATGTTAGAAGGTGGAACCCACCGTGCTCGTGAACCCATAAGCCTTGACGCTCAAAATGGCAGAGTCTCCGGAACcatcctgcccccgcccccgggccagTGGCGGGGAGGGCAGTTTTGCACCCTACCCAGTACACGAGAACAATAAAACCCAACTCTTCTCAGCCTGTCTGTATGTTCCTTTTTCTTCGCTCTTTGCCCTTCTGGTTTAAACCCGTCCTTCAAGGAGTTGGAATAAAGCCTCGGGCTCTCGGGGTGCGCATGTGTTGGGAGAGTTCTAGACAGCccctcgagagagagagagagagaccgtgacACGGGGGGATTTAGGGGACTTCACAAACTAAACCCTTCGAAACCCGGCTGTGTTTACAGACTCGGGCAGGCTTCTGCTTGCCGTGGGAAAGAGGCCCGACTGACCAGACGAGGTGAAGGGCGAgaggcctggaggccggggtttAAGAGGCTTCTTTCCCCAGACGGCATTTCCTCATGGCACAATGTCATCCAGGGTTTATTGTGTGTGTGGCGGGATGCATATTCAGGATGTCAGCATGGGCATGAGGCACAGGAGTGAATATTTTCCTGGCCAATAGATCCTGCACGTCTTGGCTGCCCCAGAGCACGGAAGGATGGATGCGTGGATGATCAGCACAACGAGCGGGACGAAGGCCTAGCGGCCCGCCAGCACCACACGCTGTGCGCCCCCCCTCCGCCCTCGCGGTGCCCTCTGGGCCGGAGAGGCCCTACGCTCACCTTCCGGCAGAAGCGCTACCCAGTCTGTGTAAGCGGCTAGGGGGCCCCCGACCAGCCTGGCAGAAGGACCCCCACCGCGTGTGCACAGAATCCTAACGAGTCacaccatgtcgggctctgaacCGTGACCCATTGCTCCTGCGTCTGCTCCAGCTGCCGGGACTCCAGACACCATCCCGGGCCCAGCTCTGCCGGGACCAGTGGGCAGGGAGCTTAGCTCCAGCTTGACTGACTACTCACCGTTGGTTGGTTGGTTGCCACAAAGCCAGACTCTAAAATCAAGCCACCTCTGTGCTAGGGGTTCTCAGGTGACCAAAAGAGAACGGGTCCTCACACCAGAGCCATTAACGGGCTCCTAAAGGGCGCTCTGGGAGAGCCTCAGGCAGGCATTTGGCCAGTGCAGGAAAAACCTGGGGCCTGGCTGGTGAGCTGGAGTTTTCCACTCAGCAGCAATGGAAAGTAGGAATGATGTTGAAACCTTTGAGGGAGCTAGAAGGTTCTTGTAGGGTAGGGGCTGATGAGGGGTTTTCAGAAGAGAACCCAGGAGTGGGCCACGGGCACACCCATTCCAGAGCCTTCTGCCTGAAGACCTACACATTGTACCTGTCGGTCCCCGTGGTCCGGAAGAAGAGAGCCGCCGACACCCAGCATTCCACCTGCACTGTCCAGTGCTCTAGCATTTATTTCACTAGTCCCGGAGGATTCACTAAGGGATCGACAAGGAAACCAAATGCTTCAGCATCAGTTTGTGTGTCCTGCTTCCCGACTCCCCTTGCCCTGGAGCGGAGGCATCAGCTCAGGGCCTGAGCACCAGCATGGCTTCACTACTcttaagagaaaaacaggaaataaatatcTAGGAAGGCTAGGTAAGGCAGAAGAGAAGGCCCGTAACCCGGGGCCTGAGGCCAGCGGCACGAGAGTTAGTGTGGTCCTGGGTGAGGAGACGGAGAGCCCGGGGGCTGGGGAGTAATGGGTGCTCGTACACCATGGCCAACCTCCGGGTGCCAAGCAGGTCGTCGTGCCCGAGATCTGGGGGACGAGGGCCTGCTGTGAGGCACATGAGCAAGTGCAGGAGGCCTGGGCTCCAGGAACGGGGAACGAGCAGGTTTCCCCAAACCACCGTgctttctccccacccaccccacctgtGCCAGCTACAGAGAGCAAGAGGACGGCACCGTGTGCTGGCCAGAATCAAGCGAAGTGGGAGcagaggggaagtgggagagACTGAAGGCCACTCGCCTCCAGAATCCAGGAGCGGCTGACCTAAATCTACCTGCTCCTCGGCGGAGTGAGAATCTTCGCAGACCGGACCCAGCCTGGCAAGATGGAAGGCGGAAGCCTGGGCACCGGAGACGTCAGGGGACCACCCGGCTCCCCGACTAGAGCACGTCAACAGCAGGGCCGTTCTCGTCGAGGGTCTTCACCCGCAAACCGGCACCGAGAGCTGGAGCCTCCGAGGCACGGTGGCACAGGCTTGTACTCGCTACCGCAGTGCTCGGGGCCAGGGCCCTGATTCacagaagggggaaggaagggcgTCCCAGAGATACAGAAACGGCACCCAGACTCTGGGGCAGCTTAGGCCAAAAGCCcacagggcagaggggagagggcacTTGGGGAATTTGTGCTTAAGTTACGGACCATCTTCTTCCCTAGTCTCTAACCTCAACCTACAAGCTTGAGAAGTGCAAGAGGCCTGTGAAGTTCTGCACAAGGACACGGGAAGATGTTAGGTCACCGCGAAGGCCAGCTTTTGATGCCCTTCCTCCACGGGAATCACAGCAGTGTGGCCCCAGGCCCAGGTGTGCCCCAGtgcctccagcctcctccccacaTACTCTGCACAAAGGCCAGATGTCCTCGTGTAGGGGTCTGACCCCAGAGTCCCCCACTTCCAAGTGTGTCTGGATTTACTCTGAGGGGCTGCCTGGCCGCCTCAGTCTTGGCATAGATTCTCCTCGCAGGCGGGACCGGCTCCTGGGTCCCGCAGGCTGTCCCCCTGCAGCCCCGGGGCCTCCGTGCCAGCTTCCAGTTGCGCAGCTACGAGCCGGGAACATCAGATCTTGGGCCGCCAGCCTTTGATGAACTGCATGATCTTCTTGACCTGCAGCTTGGTGAGGTGGAAGTCATCGGCCAGGATGTCCTCGCTGAGCTGCACAAAGATGCTGCCGTCAATGCGTTCTCTGGCAAAGAAGCTCACCACGTCCTCTGAGAGCCCGATGAAACGCAGACTTCGAGAGACTTCTTCCAGGGAGAGTGCAGACAGGTCAGCGGGGGGCTGCCAGGAGGAGGCATCCCGGCCTCCCCAGCCTGCGACCCCCTCCCGGGGACTGGCAGGTGGCCCCTCCAGGCGCCCTTGGGCGAGAAGGAGCCGAGCTCCGCCCGCCTCAGGCCCCTGCAGGGCCACCGGTGACAGTGGGGTGGGGACCTGCCGCAGCACCAGACCTTCTGGTTCAAAGGCCTTGGGGGGTCCGAGCGGCGAGAGGCAGGGTCCgggcccaggtgcccccacagctCTGGGCTCCTGACAGCGCAGCAGCTCGGGCTCCGGGGAACCGCCCTGGCCCAGCTCAAAGGGCTCCAGGGCTGGTTCCGGCCACtcggaagaggaggaggaggaggtgggacaGGAGGGGGGAGCAGCTGAGTAGGCCTGGCCTGGTGAGCCTGGGCCTGGAGAAAAGGCAGGGCTGGAGGTAGCCAGGGGGCCCGAGGTGGTCGTGGGCCCAGGAGAGGCGGCCACGGAAGGGCCCGAGGGGTAGGCAGGCCCCGAAAAGGGGTTGAGAGCTCCAAACGGAGCAAAGCGTTTCTGTGGGTGAGAGGGCTTGAACAGAGGCGGGCAGCCGTGGTACGCCTTGACGGGGGTGTCAGCCCCCAAGACGGAGGCAGCCCGACTGCTCGGGGGCTCTGCGAGGGCCCGCGCGGCCTGGCTGGGCTGCGTGGTGGAGGGCAGGGGTCCCGGGGGTGGGCGGCCGGAGGCCTCGCCGGCCTTGCAGTCCCCCCAGGTGCACGGGTAGCAGTAAAGGGAGTAGGCATCCGGTGACGGTGAGCCGCTGCCGCTGCGGGAGGCTGCCCTGCGGGCAGAGACACAGATACGCGCGGAAATGCGACAGGCCGCTCTGCCAGGGCAGAGACTGCCACGCTGATCTCAGCAACGCCGGCTCGCGCCCCGGGCCCCCAAGGCCTgaggcaccccccccaccccgcccgggaCTGCCCTAGTCTTCCTTCCAGCCTCTCCCGCCCCCGGGGAAAATGAGACTACGCTGAATCACGTAAAATTTTCATACGGCAAGGAGCACTCCATCCCGTGGCAGATCCCAGTCTGGAGGGAACCCGGGCCGTGTCCCCACCCAACCAACACCAGTTAGGAAaggaacaaactgaaggtggaaAGCAAGGtgtggccccagcccccagcgccCTCAAGCTCAGGTACTGCTCAGGAACGGATGCCCTCTGAACCCCCAGGCCTGGACTCTTCCTCGGCACcggctcccctccccagccctcttcCGGAGGACCCAGCACCGAGAGAAGGAGGGGGCTCACCCATCCTGGAGGCCAGAGGAGTAGTAGGAGAGGCTGGAGCTGGGGGAGTGGATGGGCTGCAGCTTGGGGAAGCGAGGGGGCACCGGGGGGCTGCCCGAGGGCCGGCCGCTGCCATTGCCACCCCGGGGAGGCACAGGTGGGGCATTGAGCAGGCGGCACTCCTCCTTCACCTGCAGGCAGAGGGCCGTGACTCCGCGTCCTGTCCCCAGGCGGCGGACACCCCTTGCCTCGCCCTTCCCAAGCAGCTGGGCGAGGAGGGTGTCTGGGATGGACACTGCCCCACTTTGCCAAGAGGCTATCTCCGCCTTACTCACCTCTGCCATTCACCCAACCCGGCCCTCTAAGTCTCTCCGGCCTGTTTCACTCCACGAGAGCCCATGACATACACACCATCTCCTGTGGCCTTGGAAAGCCATCGTGAAtataagaatatgtatatatgaggAGATCCAAAACAGATAAGTAAACCTAGTCCCTCctcaaggaaaaggagaggaagaaaatggtgTGACAAGGAGAAGAAAGGGCCATCGGTCATCAAGATCCCTTCCTTATAGGTCAAATACTCCAAGTGGACTCCCTGGGATCTTAACGGCTGCAGTCCACTGTTGTGGACCAGTGCGGTTGCAAAATTCTGCAGTAGGCACAGATAGGGTTCCTTagtgcaggacttctcagagcctttaatgaACCAGCGTTCTGTGGTTCCTAAGTGAGGAGGCGGTGGGTTAGGAATCATCCGCTACATTTTCTAAACTTATTCCACCACGGGACCTTCTTTTCCCTGGACAACTTAAAGGACTCCTGTTCTGTGGAGCCTTCTGAGCGCATCCCCAAACTCTCTCAAGCTAGAGACCTACGAGCATCTTTGTCTCCAGAACTCCCAGTGCCACCGTCCCTGCTTATCTACATACCATACATATCTACGTCCCTGGTATCCACACCGGCCCTGGTATACCACAAACGCTCCAGCGTCCTTCTCCttgcccttctctccttcccccacccctgggaCACCTTCTGTCACACGCTCCAGGGGCTGGAGGCGGAGCTATGAGGCTGGGGCGCAGGAGAACTTGCTTCTGGCCGGCCACCTCCCTGGAGCAGACACCCCCAGCCccgctccctgcctcccacccccggcCACTCACCGCCTCGGACTTGGGAGGGACGGGAGGCGGCGGCGCCTCCGGCTCCAGGCGGGGCGGCCCAGCGGCCCCGAAGGAGATGAGGTCGGGCCCGGGGGGCGGCCGCGTCCGGCCCTCGGCGAGGCCCTCGGCCGCCTGGTGCGTCCACAGCTCCTCGTAGGGGATCTCGGCGGGCGGCGCGCCGGGCTCTGGCGGGCCGGCCCAATCGGGGCTCACGTACTCCTGCTCGCCGTCGCCGGGCAGGCCGGGGGCGCGGGCGGGCGCCGGGGCGCGCGGGGGCGCGGGCAGGCAGAGGCGCGCGCGGCGCGGGCTGGCGCAGTCGTCGGCCAGCTCCGCGGGCGCCTCGCGCACGGCGGTGGAGTACTCGTCGGGGTCGAAGCGCTCGCGGCAGTAGGAGGCGCTGTCGCGCACCAGGCGCTCCACGCGCGGGTCCCCGGCCAGCAGGCCCTGCGGCAGCGCGAAGCGCGGCGTGTCGGTGAGCAGCAGGAAGTGCAGCGGCGCCGGGCCCTCGCGGCGCAGCGCCAGCCCCAGCACCACGGTCTTGGAGATGATGCTGACCAGCTTGTAGCAGTGGCCCTCCCGCACCGGGTGCAGGTCGTAGGGGTTGCGCGGCGGCCGGCTGGGCACCAGCACGTTCACGGGGAGCCGCACGCGCTCGATGATGGCGCGCACCGTGTGCTCGCCCTCCTGCATCTGCAGCTCCAGCGGGCTGCGCGTGCTGAAGCGGCCCTGGCACTGGAAGGGCAGGCTCAGGCTCTCGTTGGTGCGGTGGTTCATGCAGATGAGGCAGGGCATCTTGCCCTTGACGGGCCTggcgccaccgccgccgccaccCGCGGCCCCCGCACCCCCGGGGCCGCCGCCTCCCACCCCGGCCAgcgccccggcccggcccagctTGCGCAGCAGCGTGGTGAAGCGCGAGCGCTCCTTGGTGGTCTTGGCACACAGGATCTCCGCCTGGCCCATGAGCGTGAGCTCGTCGCCCGCATGCAGCGTGAAGTTGTACACCTCGCTGTCCTCGCTGAACTCGCCCGACACCACCTGCGGATCCCAGAGACCGGGTGGGGCTTTAGCCGGTGGCCCAGGCAAAGCCCTCCTTTGAGGCGcacgcaccgcccccccccctcgcTCCCCGACCCGGGAGCCTTTCCCAGGCTGAGACTGGATCAAGAGCACCGGACTGCAGGGTCAGGAGACCCACCTTCTCTCCCGGAGAGGCCACGTAGCAGCCGTGCAACCTTAAATGAGCTACTTCTGGGGCCTGAGTTGCCTCGTGTGTTAACTCTTACTTGGAAGAACTGCAACATGTTGGTGTgccatacttttaaaatatccagTAAATggcaacttttattttcattgcctATACGATCTGGGAAGTAACAATACTCCATCTACTCAAGGCTACTGTGAAGAGGAATGAACTGGTGGATAAGGGTTTGTAAACAGAAATGAGCCATCCATACACCAGTGGGGGTCTGCCGGGACTGTGTGCCCCCAACGACCACTCTTCCTACCAAAGGGACGGGCTGCCCTGAGGATCTAAAAGTCAGGGCAGGACCCTCCACACACACTTCACCACCTATTCCAGGAAATTCTGCAAGCCAGTGGGTCATACACCTGGCTCTTCTGACATGGCCCAAGGCCCTCAAGGGGCACTGTGACACCTTCTGCCTCCTGGACCCTAAGGACAACCCTCCAACCAGCGTGGGGACACCAGGCCTGGTGTGGCAAGGACTGACCTTGACACTGAAGGTGATAGCTTCCATCACAAAGATGCGGTCAGGGAAGACGCTGGCCACCTCTTCCACGCTGCTGAAGTACCTCACCGGCTCCCGCACGTCCCGGGCCTGCTCCAGGAGCTTGAACTTCCCTACAAAGGACAAACACAGGCTGCTAGGGCAGGCCTGCCCGCCGGTCCCCCCTTCTTGCTCCCCTCGCATCAGCCAGCCCCTCTGGAACCGAGACTGCAGAAAGGCAGGTTTGCACAGCCTGAGGTGGAAGGGGCCAGGCAGCTGGCTCAAGGGGGGCAGGTGAGCACAGACCTAGCAACCAGAACCCCATGGAGAGCTTGTGGGTGGGTGAGGAGGTCCGCAGCTGCCTGCCCAGAGAAATCCGAATGCACGTTGGCAGCCAAACGCTTGCAGACAAAACTGGCCTCCAACCATCAGTGTCGCACTGGAGATGCTGGCTCCTGGCTTCGTCCCAGCCCCACTGACTTGCTGTGACCTTCCCCTCTCGGGGTCCTCGTCGGAGGGCAATGGAGCAGACGATCTGGGGTCCTGTGTGGATCTGGCATCCAACGCATGTACCTTGGGTTGCCGATCCATACCGATGCACCTGGCAGACCAGGGGCTCAGCCCCGGGCCTTGGAGACCCCAGGAGGGCTGCTCAGACTCCAGCTCTGTTCCCAGACCCTGCCCTGGTCCAGCATTCAGCCCCTGGTGCAACATCCCAGAGGCCTCTGACCTGAGCCCGACAaaactgcctccctccctccctccgacGAGGCCTTCCTAACCTGCGGTCGGGGGCTGTTTTAAGCTGGCCCGGCAGATGCCCCCAGCAGGCACAGACTTTAAAAGAACGAGGATAATCCATGAAGCTGACCCCCTTGTATAAACTGTCTCACCTCACCGGTCACATACACCCTTTATGTGCCCGGAGACAGAGGGTACAAGCCTAGATGACCCAGATAGAGTTGGTGCGACACAAAGCACCCAATGATGGCAGGATGGGACAGCTGCTACAACAGACTCGTGACTGAAGAGCCAAAGACCCGCCTGACGGTCCGAGGGGATCTTAAGAATGAAAAGAGttttacaggggcgcctaggtggctcagtcagttaggcgaccgtctcttgatttcggctcaagtcatgatctcatagtggtGAGATCGGGCCCCACACCAGGTTCcactgtggagtctgcttaggattctctctctccctctctcttgcccctcttctgcttgtgctcgcgctctctctctctctctctctctctccaaataaaaaaataaacattaaaaaaaaaattttatagaa is a window encoding:
- the GAREM2 gene encoding GRB2-associated and regulator of MAPK protein 2, whose amino-acid sequence is MEKLAAGLAGLRWSMGAFPLDLIVSRCRLPTLACLGPGEYAEGVSERDILLIHSCRQWTTVTAHTLEEGHYVIGPKIDIPLQYPGKFKLLEQARDVREPVRYFSSVEEVASVFPDRIFVMEAITFSVKVVSGEFSEDSEVYNFTLHAGDELTLMGQAEILCAKTTKERSRFTTLLRKLGRAGALAGVGGGGPGGAGAAGGGGGGARPVKGKMPCLICMNHRTNESLSLPFQCQGRFSTRSPLELQMQEGEHTVRAIIERVRLPVNVLVPSRPPRNPYDLHPVREGHCYKLVSIISKTVVLGLALRREGPAPLHFLLLTDTPRFALPQGLLAGDPRVERLVRDSASYCRERFDPDEYSTAVREAPAELADDCASPRRARLCLPAPPRAPAPARAPGLPGDGEQEYVSPDWAGPPEPGAPPAEIPYEELWTHQAAEGLAEGRTRPPPGPDLISFGAAGPPRLEPEAPPPPVPPKSEAVKEECRLLNAPPVPPRGGNGSGRPSGSPPVPPRFPKLQPIHSPSSSLSYYSSGLQDGAASRSGSGSPSPDAYSLYCYPCTWGDCKAGEASGRPPPGPLPSTTQPSQAARALAEPPSSRAASVLGADTPVKAYHGCPPLFKPSHPQKRFAPFGALNPFSGPAYPSGPSVAASPGPTTTSGPLATSSPAFSPGPGSPGQAYSAAPPSCPTSSSSSSEWPEPALEPFELGQGGSPEPELLRCQEPRAVGAPGPGPCLSPLGPPKAFEPEGLVLRQVPTPLSPVALQGPEAGGARLLLAQGRLEGPPASPREGVAGWGGRDASSWQPPADLSALSLEEVSRSLRFIGLSEDVVSFFARERIDGSIFVQLSEDILADDFHLTKLQVKKIMQFIKGWRPKI